The Streptomyces laurentii genome contains a region encoding:
- a CDS encoding integral membrane protein (MHYT domain (predicted integral membrane sensor domain) [Signal transduction mechanisms];~identified by MetaGeneAnnotator; putative;~integral membrane protein [Streptomyces viridochromogenes DSM40736]) — MQGTVDGFSYGLVTPVAAFLMACLGGALGLRCTTRSLRHRDTFKAGWLTLGATSIGTGIWTMHFIAMMGFSVRQAPITYDRPLTFASLGVAVVMVGIGIFIVGYRGATALPLVTGGTVTGLGVATMHYLGMAGMRLHGTIGYDTLTVALSVVIAVVASTVALWAAVSVRGFLPSLGASMVMGLAVSGMHYTAMGAVHVELAQLPGMPATGTGDSPTTLLLPLLIGPGVFLLLAAVVVMFDPLLVLGEPDWQRPAARGRSRHRVGGVPAPRRVPAYGEPANWSAARPAGRRSVPRDAYRSQDW; from the coding sequence ATGCAGGGCACGGTCGACGGATTCAGCTACGGCCTCGTCACGCCGGTGGCGGCCTTTCTCATGGCCTGCCTCGGCGGCGCGCTCGGACTGCGCTGCACCACCAGATCCCTCCGCCACCGCGACACCTTCAAGGCCGGCTGGCTGACGCTCGGCGCCACCTCCATCGGCACCGGCATCTGGACCATGCACTTCATCGCCATGATGGGCTTCTCCGTCCGGCAGGCCCCGATCACCTACGACCGGCCCCTCACCTTCGCCAGCCTCGGCGTCGCCGTCGTCATGGTCGGCATCGGCATCTTCATCGTCGGCTACCGCGGCGCCACCGCGCTCCCCCTGGTGACCGGCGGCACCGTCACCGGCCTCGGCGTCGCCACCATGCACTACCTGGGCATGGCCGGAATGCGGCTGCACGGAACGATCGGATACGACACCCTCACCGTCGCGCTCTCCGTCGTCATCGCCGTCGTGGCCTCCACCGTCGCCCTGTGGGCCGCCGTCTCCGTCCGCGGCTTCCTGCCCAGCCTCGGCGCCAGCATGGTCATGGGGCTCGCCGTCAGCGGTATGCACTACACCGCCATGGGCGCCGTCCACGTGGAACTGGCCCAACTCCCCGGGATGCCCGCCACCGGCACCGGCGACAGCCCCACCACGCTGCTGCTGCCCCTGCTGATCGGCCCGGGAGTGTTCCTGCTGCTCGCCGCCGTCGTCGTGATGTTCGACCCGCTGCTCGTGCTCGGCGAGCCCGACTGGCAGCGGCCCGCCGCCCGCGGCCGCTCCCGGCACCGGGTGGGCGGGGTGCCGGCCCCGCGCCGGGTCCCGGCCTACGGCGAGCCCGCGAACTGGTCCGCCGCCCGCCCCGCCGGCCGCCGCTCCGTGCCCCGCGACGCCTACCGCTCCCAGGACTGGTAG
- a CDS encoding DNA-methyltransferase (DNA binding site [nucleotide binding];~DNA-methyltransferase [Streptomyces albus J1074];~Methylated DNA-protein cysteine methyltransferase [DNA replication,recombination, and repair]; COG0350;~The DNA repair protein O6-alkylguanine-DNA alkyltransferase (ATase; also knownas AGT, AGAT and MGMT) reverses O6-alkylation DNA damage by transferring O6-alkyl adducts to an active site cysteine irreversibly, without inducing DNA strand breaks. ATases...; cd06445;~identified by MetaGeneAnnotator; putative), with protein MIGMKREKPGADGAAGRVEWSVVPSGIGPLLLAATDRGLVCVAFHAEGPVRDRALERLGAAFGEEPVEDASGWLAEPIRQLRAYFDGSLKSFDVTLDWSLVTGFNRRVLRELADGVPYGTVVGYGDLARRVGEPAAAQAVGAAMGANPLPVVVPCHRVVERDGGIGGFGGGLETKRRLLALEGVLPEPLF; from the coding sequence GTGATCGGCATGAAGCGTGAGAAGCCGGGAGCGGACGGTGCGGCGGGCCGGGTGGAGTGGTCGGTGGTGCCGAGTGGCATCGGGCCTCTGCTGCTCGCCGCGACGGACCGGGGGCTGGTGTGCGTGGCGTTCCACGCCGAGGGGCCGGTGCGGGACAGAGCCCTGGAGCGGCTGGGGGCGGCGTTCGGCGAAGAGCCGGTGGAGGACGCGTCGGGGTGGCTCGCCGAGCCGATCCGGCAGCTCAGGGCCTATTTCGACGGGAGTCTCAAAAGCTTCGACGTCACGTTGGACTGGTCGCTGGTGACCGGATTCAACCGCCGGGTTCTGCGCGAGCTGGCCGACGGCGTCCCCTACGGGACGGTGGTCGGGTACGGAGACCTCGCCCGGCGGGTCGGGGAGCCGGCGGCGGCGCAGGCGGTCGGCGCGGCGATGGGGGCCAATCCGCTGCCGGTCGTGGTGCCGTGTCACCGGGTGGTGGAGCGGGACGGCGGGATCGGGGGATTCGGCGGCGGTCTGGAGACCAAGCGGCGGCTGCTGGCCCTGGAGGGTGTGCTGCCGGAGCCGTTGTTCTGA
- a CDS encoding tetracycline resistance protein (Major Facilitator Superfamily; pfam07690;~Tetracycline resistance protein [Streptomyces venezuelae ATCC10712];~The Major Facilitator Superfamily (MFS) isa large and diverse group of secondary transporters that includes uniporters, symporters, and antiporters. MFS proteins facilitate the transport across cytoplasmic or internal membranes of a variety of...; cd06174;~identified by MetaGeneAnnotator; putative) → MTDTPSAPDKLAADEISGSSPGSSGSPAVSPDRLPALRRRIQAVLIATQILGGLGIAIGVALAAVLAKEVSGTEALAGLASTASVVGPALLAMPLAALMARRGRRAGLVLAYLVGAVGAGVAVLGAAIGSFPVLLLGLVGFGAGSSANLAARFAAADLAEPDRRARAISTVVWATTIGAVLGPNVAAPAGESVAGLGIPVAAGPFVWASGVFIVSAAMVALLLRPDPLLTARALAGPEEAAAADGRSLKAGLRAVRESSRARLALVTVAISHTAMVSIMSMTPVALSHHGADIRLIGLVISGHIAGMYAFSPVMGWLSDRLGRLSVIGLAVALLAVAALLAGTAGPSHGQTALGLFVLGLGWSAGLVSGSALLTDSVPQAARAAVQGLSDFIMNAAAGVGGLSAGLIVSQAGYGWLNVVGACLLLPMAFLAVRAATRRA, encoded by the coding sequence GTGACCGACACCCCCAGTGCCCCTGACAAACTCGCGGCGGACGAGATATCCGGCTCCTCCCCCGGATCCTCCGGCTCCCCCGCCGTCTCTCCCGACCGGCTCCCGGCGCTGCGGCGCCGGATCCAGGCCGTGCTCATCGCCACCCAGATCCTCGGCGGACTCGGCATCGCCATCGGCGTCGCCCTGGCCGCCGTCCTCGCCAAGGAGGTCAGCGGTACGGAGGCCCTGGCGGGTCTCGCGTCGACGGCGTCGGTGGTCGGGCCCGCCCTGCTCGCGATGCCGCTCGCCGCGCTGATGGCCCGGCGCGGACGGCGGGCCGGACTGGTCCTCGCCTACCTGGTCGGCGCCGTCGGCGCGGGGGTCGCGGTCCTCGGCGCGGCGATCGGCAGCTTCCCGGTGCTCCTGCTCGGCCTCGTCGGCTTCGGGGCCGGCTCCTCGGCCAACCTCGCGGCCCGGTTCGCGGCGGCCGACCTCGCCGAGCCCGACCGGCGGGCCCGGGCCATCTCGACCGTGGTGTGGGCCACCACCATCGGCGCCGTCCTCGGCCCGAACGTCGCCGCCCCGGCCGGCGAGAGCGTGGCGGGCCTCGGCATCCCGGTGGCCGCCGGGCCCTTCGTCTGGGCGTCGGGGGTGTTCATCGTCTCCGCCGCGATGGTGGCGCTGCTGCTGCGGCCCGACCCGCTGCTGACCGCTCGCGCGCTGGCCGGTCCGGAGGAGGCCGCGGCGGCCGACGGCCGTTCCCTGAAGGCCGGTCTGCGGGCCGTACGGGAGTCCTCGCGGGCCCGGCTCGCCCTGGTGACCGTGGCGATCTCGCACACGGCGATGGTGTCGATCATGTCGATGACACCGGTCGCGCTCAGCCACCACGGGGCGGACATCCGGCTGATCGGCCTGGTGATCAGCGGTCACATCGCCGGCATGTACGCCTTCTCGCCGGTCATGGGCTGGCTGTCGGACCGGCTCGGCCGGCTCTCGGTGATCGGCCTCGCGGTGGCGCTGCTCGCCGTCGCCGCCCTGCTCGCCGGAACGGCGGGACCGAGCCACGGACAGACCGCGCTCGGCCTGTTCGTGCTGGGCCTCGGCTGGTCGGCCGGACTCGTCTCGGGCTCCGCGCTGCTCACGGACTCCGTCCCGCAGGCGGCCCGCGCGGCCGTCCAGGGGCTCTCCGACTTCATCATGAACGCCGCGGCGGGGGTCGGCGGGCTGTCCGCCGGCCTGATCGTCTCCCAGGCGGGTTACGGCTGGCTCAACGTGGTCGGCGCGTGTCTGCTGCTGCCGATGGCGTTCCTCGCGGTCCGGGCGGCGACCCGCCGCGCCTGA
- a CDS encoding hypothetical protein (identified by MetaGeneAnnotator; putative;~sequence version:1), which yields MTTHTQPSFAVHIPDAALEPEPLDPGQIVSGTPEVTGKVLWESADGTQIRGIWQITPGVVTDTEANELFVVVSGRATVEIEGGDTLEIGPGDACVLREGDRTTWTVHETLRKAYHISL from the coding sequence ATGACCACGCACACGCAGCCGTCCTTCGCCGTCCACATCCCCGACGCCGCACTCGAACCCGAGCCCCTGGACCCGGGCCAGATCGTCTCCGGCACCCCCGAGGTGACCGGCAAGGTCCTGTGGGAGTCGGCCGACGGCACGCAGATCCGCGGCATCTGGCAGATCACCCCGGGCGTGGTCACCGACACCGAGGCGAACGAACTCTTCGTCGTCGTCAGCGGCCGGGCCACCGTCGAGATCGAGGGCGGCGACACCCTGGAGATCGGCCCGGGCGACGCCTGCGTGCTCCGCGAGGGCGACCGCACCACCTGGACCGTGCACGAGACCCTGCGCAAGGCGTATCACATCAGCCTCTGA
- a CDS encoding hypothetical protein (identified by MetaGeneAnnotator; putative;~sequence version:1): MWTAKDGCVCVVMGGDCSGAGTPFRRRVGPEESLPSPFPPGDFTAAPTATDSVAAAGGAGPAETPYGRRRAG, from the coding sequence ATGTGGACGGCGAAGGACGGCTGCGTGTGCGTGGTCATGGGCGGCGACTGTAGCGGGGCCGGCACCCCGTTCCGGCGCCGGGTCGGCCCGGAGGAGAGCCTTCCGTCTCCCTTCCCGCCCGGGGACTTCACCGCGGCTCCGACGGCGACGGATTCCGTGGCGGCCGCCGGCGGCGCGGGCCCGGCCGAAACGCCGTACGGACGGCGGCGGGCGGGGTGA
- a CDS encoding hypothetical protein (identified by MetaGeneAnnotator; putative;~sequence version:1) — MPATPALLRAAVLTAAALLTTATAATATASAVPVSPAASPRSVSAPEPDTAPEPDTAPGTAPDAAPGAAYKAAHDTLGPQRLTPAQREQAAAKQVKAEASYARALGLRTAGLLAGYKLSGGIQQPQQTSYWCGPAMLVAAQSAHDEVGGRSQQDAATLLKTNTSGTAWYGININVPSPTGYPVADALNSRLPGAGYVPNALPYTPTAADKTAFKQHITHDTDNDYAIAGNAWEVPGGPHLVGHPNIEIFHWVAVDGYNTDTAAGEVDYLDPVGGVSTSVISWAGSVPKSAHISSDTLTTIMGGRGYVW; from the coding sequence ATGCCGGCCACCCCCGCCCTGCTCCGCGCCGCCGTGCTCACGGCCGCGGCACTCCTCACCACCGCCACCGCGGCGACGGCCACGGCCTCGGCCGTGCCCGTATCCCCCGCCGCCTCCCCCCGCTCCGTCTCCGCGCCGGAACCCGATACCGCCCCGGAACCCGACACCGCGCCTGGCACCGCGCCCGATGCCGCCCCCGGCGCCGCGTACAAGGCCGCCCACGACACCCTCGGCCCCCAGCGGCTCACCCCCGCCCAGCGCGAACAGGCCGCCGCCAAGCAGGTGAAGGCCGAGGCCTCGTACGCGAGGGCGCTGGGGCTGCGCACCGCGGGCCTCCTCGCCGGCTACAAGCTGTCCGGCGGCATCCAGCAGCCGCAGCAGACCTCGTACTGGTGCGGCCCGGCCATGCTGGTGGCCGCCCAGTCCGCCCATGACGAGGTGGGCGGCCGCTCCCAGCAGGACGCGGCCACCCTGCTGAAGACGAACACCTCGGGCACGGCCTGGTACGGGATCAACATCAACGTGCCGAGCCCGACCGGGTATCCCGTGGCCGACGCGCTCAACAGCCGGCTGCCGGGCGCCGGCTACGTACCCAACGCCCTCCCGTACACCCCCACCGCCGCCGACAAGACCGCCTTCAAGCAGCACATCACCCACGACACCGACAACGACTACGCGATCGCGGGCAACGCCTGGGAGGTGCCGGGCGGTCCGCATCTCGTGGGGCATCCGAACATCGAGATCTTCCACTGGGTCGCGGTCGACGGCTACAACACGGACACGGCGGCCGGGGAGGTCGACTACCTCGATCCGGTCGGCGGGGTGAGCACCAGTGTCATCTCGTGGGCGGGCTCCGTGCCGAAGTCCGCGCACATCTCCTCGGACACCCTCACCACCATCATGGGCGGCCGTGGGTACGTCTGGTAG
- a CDS encoding hypothetical protein (identified by MetaGeneAnnotator; putative;~sequence version:1): MPLPEAWRGAFAAGEFRPASGRRPVLADVGAGWTALQLSGADGRGAVLVRAGEKTPRTLLRFADPVEHQLLAADFDGRRWAAFAVLEGRTLDSPWSLYVWDATTGKARRLARAERPGPLPRPVVRDGTVVWAQGTGAGKAGVLAAPAGGGPTRAWHTGVVDTPFAAGGLLVWRESAGGGTRLAAVSLADGRPAKLPAPIAALRDVRGLVSDGTTWAWVAGEADPRLMVWRTGEARPVAVVAGSPAADGMDQLRIAGRLVTWRTPQTSYALDLDADAYTVLTPAYGYAAASGSGLARAYSLGDAKETGARAVIQVVDANRLPRLPGCG; this comes from the coding sequence GTGCCGCTCCCGGAGGCGTGGCGCGGCGCGTTCGCGGCGGGCGAGTTCCGGCCCGCGAGCGGGCGGCGGCCGGTGCTCGCGGACGTCGGCGCGGGCTGGACGGCGCTCCAGCTCTCCGGCGCGGACGGCCGCGGCGCGGTCCTCGTCCGGGCCGGCGAGAAGACGCCCCGGACCCTGCTGCGGTTCGCCGACCCCGTCGAACACCAGTTGCTCGCCGCCGACTTCGACGGGCGGCGGTGGGCCGCGTTCGCGGTCCTGGAGGGCCGCACGCTGGACAGCCCGTGGAGTCTGTACGTGTGGGACGCGACCACCGGGAAGGCCCGGCGGCTGGCCCGCGCCGAGCGGCCGGGGCCGCTGCCCCGTCCGGTCGTCCGGGACGGGACGGTGGTGTGGGCGCAGGGCACCGGCGCTGGGAAGGCCGGCGTCCTCGCCGCGCCGGCCGGGGGCGGACCCACGCGCGCGTGGCACACGGGTGTGGTCGACACGCCGTTCGCGGCGGGCGGTCTGCTGGTGTGGCGCGAGTCCGCGGGCGGCGGGACCCGGCTCGCGGCGGTCTCGCTGGCCGACGGGCGCCCGGCGAAGCTGCCCGCGCCGATCGCCGCGCTGCGCGACGTACGCGGCCTGGTCTCCGACGGCACCACCTGGGCGTGGGTGGCGGGCGAGGCCGACCCGCGGCTGATGGTGTGGCGTACGGGCGAGGCGCGGCCGGTGGCCGTGGTGGCCGGATCCCCCGCCGCCGACGGGATGGACCAGCTCAGGATCGCCGGACGGCTCGTCACCTGGCGCACCCCGCAGACCTCGTACGCGCTGGACCTCGACGCGGACGCGTACACCGTGCTCACGCCCGCGTACGGGTACGCGGCGGCCTCCGGCAGCGGGCTCGCGCGCGCGTACAGCCTCGGTGATGCCAAAGAGACGGGTGCGCGGGCCGTGATCCAAGTGGTGGACGCGAACCGGCTGCCCCGGCTGCCGGGCTGTGGCTGA
- a CDS encoding indigoidine synthase A protein (Indigoidine synthase A like protein; pfam04227;~Indigoidine synthase A protein, uncharacterized enz yme involved in pigment biosynthesis [Streptomyces venezuelae ATCC10712];~identified by MetaGeneAnnotator; putative) — protein sequence MSEEVREALHEGRPVVALESTIIAHGLPRPRNLTVARELEERVRAGGAVPATIAVLDGTARIGLDDTGLTRIAEDPSVRKLGHRDLAPALAAGATGATTVSATAWLADAAGLRVFATGGLGGVHREWTVTQDESADLRLLAQVGITVVCAGVKSILDVPATLQRLETLGVTVVGYGTDRFPGFYLSSSGEPVDWTVRSPEEVARVMRARDALGGPRAALVVGNPVPAGRQLDPALHDRVLEQGLAAAREKGVAGQAVTPFLLEFLTTHTEGASLEANLAAVRGNVSLAARIAAADRAGRAAR from the coding sequence GTGTCCGAAGAGGTACGGGAGGCGCTGCACGAGGGGCGTCCTGTCGTCGCGCTCGAGTCGACGATCATCGCTCACGGTCTGCCGCGCCCGCGCAACCTGACCGTGGCCCGTGAGCTGGAGGAGCGGGTACGGGCCGGCGGCGCCGTGCCGGCCACGATCGCGGTGCTCGACGGCACCGCCCGGATCGGCCTGGACGACACGGGCCTGACCCGGATCGCCGAGGACCCGTCGGTGCGCAAGCTCGGCCACCGCGACCTGGCCCCGGCGCTGGCGGCCGGGGCGACGGGCGCGACGACCGTCTCGGCCACGGCCTGGCTGGCCGACGCGGCCGGCCTGCGGGTCTTCGCGACCGGCGGGCTCGGCGGGGTGCACCGGGAGTGGACGGTCACCCAGGACGAGTCGGCGGACCTGCGGCTGCTGGCCCAGGTCGGGATCACGGTGGTGTGCGCGGGGGTGAAGTCGATCCTCGACGTGCCCGCGACGCTCCAGCGTCTGGAGACCCTGGGGGTGACCGTCGTCGGCTACGGCACGGACCGCTTCCCCGGCTTCTATCTGTCGTCCTCGGGCGAGCCGGTCGACTGGACGGTCCGCTCCCCCGAGGAGGTGGCGCGGGTGATGCGGGCGCGGGACGCACTGGGCGGGCCCCGCGCGGCCCTCGTCGTCGGGAATCCGGTGCCGGCCGGCCGGCAGCTCGATCCGGCGCTGCACGACCGGGTCCTCGAACAGGGTCTCGCGGCGGCGCGGGAGAAGGGAGTGGCGGGGCAGGCGGTGACGCCTTTCCTGCTGGAGTTCCTGACGACGCACACCGAGGGGGCGTCCCTGGAGGCGAATCTGGCCGCGGTCCGCGGCAACGTCTCGCTCGCGGCCCGGATCGCGGCGGCGGACCGCGCCGGCCGCGCCGCGCGGTGA
- a CDS encoding sugar kinase (2-keto-3-deoxygluconate kinase (KdgK) phosphorylates 2-keto-3-deoxygluconate (KDG) to form 2-keto-3-deoxy-6-phosphogluconate (KDGP). KDG is the common intermediate product, that allows organisms to channel D-glucuronate and/or D-galacturinate into the...; cd01166;~ATP binding site [chemical binding];~Sugar kinases, ribokinase family [Carbohydrate transport andmetabolism]; COG0524;~identified by MetaGeneAnnotator; putative;~substrate binding site [chemical binding];~sugar kinase [Streptomyces davawensis JCM4913]) produces the protein MTGSGALLVVGDVVTDVVARHRTPLAPATDTAAAIRTLPGGAGANVACWAACSGCPDVRLLARVGTDAADWHDRALREAGVRPLLVHDPEAPTASVIALVGADAERTFLTDSGAALRLAPEDWSAELLAGVARVHLSGYLFFADVSRATAGRVLRDARAAGVPVSVDPASAGFLAGLGAEPFLAAVAGAECLLPNADEARLLTGRTDPGEAAAALSRRVPLVAVTLGAGGAVLAAKGRVTARLPAPAARPVDSTGAGDAFTGAFLAARLAGAAPADAVAAGCRAGATAVTRVGGRP, from the coding sequence GTGACCGGGTCCGGCGCGCTCCTGGTCGTCGGGGACGTCGTCACGGACGTCGTCGCCCGGCACCGCACGCCGCTCGCGCCCGCGACGGACACGGCGGCGGCCATCCGCACGCTGCCCGGCGGCGCGGGCGCGAACGTGGCGTGCTGGGCGGCGTGTTCGGGCTGTCCGGACGTACGGCTGCTCGCCCGGGTGGGCACGGACGCGGCGGACTGGCACGACCGGGCGCTGCGCGAGGCGGGCGTACGGCCGCTGCTCGTCCACGATCCGGAGGCGCCGACGGCGTCGGTGATCGCGCTGGTGGGCGCGGACGCGGAACGCACCTTTCTGACGGACAGCGGGGCGGCGCTGCGGCTGGCGCCGGAGGACTGGTCGGCGGAGCTGCTCGCCGGGGTCGCCCGCGTCCATCTGTCGGGTTATCTGTTCTTCGCCGACGTGAGCCGGGCGACGGCGGGACGGGTGCTGCGGGACGCGCGGGCGGCGGGAGTGCCGGTGAGCGTGGACCCGGCCTCGGCGGGGTTCCTCGCCGGACTGGGCGCCGAACCGTTCCTGGCGGCGGTGGCCGGCGCGGAGTGCCTGCTGCCCAACGCGGACGAGGCCCGGCTGCTGACGGGACGTACGGATCCGGGCGAGGCGGCCGCGGCGCTCAGCCGGCGCGTTCCGCTGGTCGCGGTGACCCTGGGGGCCGGCGGCGCGGTGCTCGCGGCGAAAGGGCGGGTGACGGCCCGGCTGCCGGCGCCGGCGGCGCGTCCGGTGGACTCCACGGGCGCGGGCGACGCCTTCACTGGCGCGTTCCTGGCCGCCCGGCTGGCGGGCGCGGCCCCGGCCGACGCGGTGGCGGCGGGCTGCCGGGCGGGTGCGACGGCGGTGACGCGGGTGGGCGGCCGGCCCTGA
- a CDS encoding hypothetical protein (identified by MetaGeneAnnotator; putative;~sequence version:1) — protein MRPIRHIPGEAHASPPAVPLTRPAGAERARRPRLRAAVRATALSLAGALLAGGVTAAVAPAPALAAIAPDGPPTDTTVVIQSVGDDNDGKGGAGQQISGSELLFRTAPPKGDESDQWWYLQPSPAGDGTYKVKSRTKNDRCMGRDANSEGAARLAFRDCAGSGTDWVFEKVKGERYRIRPSGYQEFLETPQDRSVSSDVTFPTTRSDGERQLWYVSPVEAARRPMPADPTFDQMTFLTAHNAFNNNVDMNAPLFPTQNQLLPISAQLRQGVRGLMLDTYQRNGRVRVCHPPDQIVDLCVPTAQPLSDVFTTIATFLKAEENKREVVTVFFEDYTSAAEMAAEIGDDLGPNGQLSGMVFDPSSADWNVATKGWPKLSELVAKNKRLLLLSDRGDKKDLGIGYQRDWTAENYWSMGPRPATPTGRARPAGARCRCPVRSPGSAGCSS, from the coding sequence ATGCGACCCATCCGGCATATACCAGGCGAGGCGCACGCCTCGCCTCCCGCCGTTCCCCTGACGAGACCCGCGGGCGCGGAGCGCGCCCGCCGTCCCCGTCTGCGCGCGGCCGTCCGGGCCACCGCCCTGTCCCTGGCCGGCGCGCTGCTCGCCGGTGGGGTGACGGCCGCGGTCGCCCCCGCGCCCGCGCTGGCCGCGATCGCCCCCGACGGGCCGCCCACGGACACGACCGTGGTGATCCAGAGCGTCGGCGACGACAACGACGGCAAGGGAGGCGCCGGTCAGCAGATATCCGGCAGCGAACTCCTCTTCCGGACCGCGCCGCCCAAGGGCGACGAGTCGGACCAGTGGTGGTACCTCCAGCCGTCCCCGGCCGGCGACGGCACGTACAAGGTGAAGAGCCGCACCAAGAACGACCGCTGCATGGGCCGGGACGCGAACTCCGAGGGCGCGGCCCGCCTCGCCTTCCGGGACTGCGCCGGGTCCGGCACGGACTGGGTGTTCGAGAAGGTGAAGGGCGAGCGGTACCGGATCCGTCCGTCCGGCTACCAGGAGTTCCTCGAGACGCCGCAGGACCGTTCGGTCAGCAGTGACGTGACGTTCCCGACGACGCGGAGCGACGGCGAGCGGCAGCTCTGGTACGTCTCCCCGGTCGAGGCCGCCCGCCGGCCGATGCCCGCCGACCCGACGTTCGACCAGATGACGTTCCTGACCGCGCACAACGCGTTCAACAACAACGTCGACATGAACGCCCCTCTGTTCCCGACCCAGAACCAGCTGCTGCCCATCTCCGCGCAGCTGAGGCAGGGCGTCCGCGGGCTGATGCTGGACACGTACCAGCGCAACGGCCGGGTCCGGGTGTGCCATCCGCCCGACCAGATCGTGGATCTGTGCGTGCCGACGGCCCAGCCGCTGTCGGACGTCTTCACCACCATCGCCACGTTCCTCAAGGCCGAGGAGAACAAGCGGGAGGTCGTCACCGTCTTCTTCGAGGACTACACGTCGGCCGCCGAGATGGCCGCCGAGATCGGTGACGACCTCGGGCCGAACGGCCAGCTCAGCGGCATGGTGTTCGACCCGTCGTCCGCCGACTGGAACGTCGCGACGAAGGGCTGGCCCAAGCTGTCCGAGCTGGTCGCCAAGAACAAGCGGCTGCTCCTGCTGTCCGACCGGGGAGACAAGAAGGACCTGGGGATCGGCTACCAGCGGGACTGGACGGCCGAGAACTACTGGTCGATGGGGCCCCGACCGGCAACTCCGACTGGACGTGCGAGACCCGCTGGAGCGAGGTGCCGCTGTCCCGTGAGGAGCCCGGGTTCCGCCGGCTGTTCGTCATGA